TGGCGGCGCTGCCCGCCCACGGCGCGACGTACTGGACGGTCCCCGCTGTCCTGAAGAGCTTCTTCGCGAGCTCGAAGAAGGTCGGTTATCGCAAGGTCGTCCTCGGCGACGGGGAGGCGCAGGAGCTCGGCAAGAAGCTGGGTGCGCCGGTCAAGCGCGAGTGGGTGGTGTACGTCGCGGAGTCCGACGGCAAGATCGACGGCTACGCGATCAAGGACGAAGAGAAGGGGATGCACGAGCCGATCGACTTCGCCGTGCAGTTCTCGACGGCCGGCGCGGTGGAGCGCATCGAGATCCTCGAGTACCGCGAGGCGTACGGTGACGAGGTCCGCGGCGATCGCTTCCGCGCCCAGTTCCGCGGCAAGACGGCGGGCGACCCGATCACCGCGGGCAAGGACATCGACATCGTGTCGGGCGCATCCATCTCGTCCCGCTCCGTGGCGCTCGGCGTCAAGCGCGACGCGCTCGTCCTCCAGCTCGCGCTGAAGCGCGGCGGTCTGTGAGGGATTTCACAGCTTCAGCCGGTCGGCTGAGGTCGCTCTCGCTCGGCGCGAAGCTCCTCTACTCGGCGTTCGCGCTCGCGTCGGTCATCGGGCTGCTCGTGTCGTGGCGCCTCTACGGGGCGATGGTGCAGGACGCGGGGGCTGCCGCCTACTACGCGGGCGCGGCGATCGCCGCGCCGCCGCCTGCCCCGACCCAGGCGCCCGCCGCGGCCGGGGGGCCCGCGCTCGATCTGGGCCCGGAGCTCGAGCTCCCTGGAACGCCGGAGCCGCCGCGCGTCCTGGTCGAGCAGATCTCCGAGCGGAAGCTGCTCGAGGTGACCCATTTCCACCTCTTCTCCGTGCCGGTGTACGTGCTGATCCTCGCGCACCTCTGGCTGCTCGCGCGCCTGCCGTCGTGGCTCCACACCGCGGGCGTCGCGGCGGCCGTCGTCGCGAGCGGGCTGCACATCGCGGCGCCCTGGCTCATCCGGAGCGCGCCCGGCGCCGCGGCGCTGATGCCCATCTCTGGCGTGGCGATGCTGCTGTCGCTCGGCGCCATGGCGGTCGTCTCGACCGTGGACATGTGGCTGCCAAGGCGCTCGCGGCGAGGCGAGGCAGCGCCGGCGGACGAGGCCCAGTAAACAGGCGCGCGGAGCGCGCTCGCTCCGATCGTTGGGTACTTTGGCTGAAGGTGGGGTCGTTTGAACCGCCAAGACGCCAAAAGACGCCAAGATTTTTGTGGTTTTCTTGGCGTCTTTCGGCGTCTTGGCGGTCGCATCATTCCGCCACGACCTTCGCTCCGACGAGCGAAGGCGCCCTGGGTGCCAGGGCGCCGGATGAGGCCTCA
The DNA window shown above is from Sorangium aterium and carries:
- a CDS encoding FMN-binding protein — encoded protein: MRPSRDLRTAHFAAAAALTFILAALPAHGATYWTVPAVLKSFFASSKKVGYRKVVLGDGEAQELGKKLGAPVKREWVVYVAESDGKIDGYAIKDEEKGMHEPIDFAVQFSTAGAVERIEILEYREAYGDEVRGDRFRAQFRGKTAGDPITAGKDIDIVSGASISSRSVALGVKRDALVLQLALKRGGL